The proteins below come from a single Halobacillus salinarum genomic window:
- the gpsB gene encoding cell division regulator GpsB, which translates to MKLSLINTNLNGKDILEKDFKTSMRGYNQEEVDEYLDLIIQDYEKLTHEIERLQQENDRLKRQPARDTSSRTKQPAASNGQVNYDILKRVSNLEKAVFGKKYVE; encoded by the coding sequence ATGAAATTGAGTTTAATAAATACGAATTTAAATGGTAAAGATATATTGGAAAAAGATTTTAAGACATCTATGCGAGGGTATAATCAGGAAGAAGTCGATGAATATTTGGATTTGATTATTCAGGATTATGAAAAATTAACTCATGAAATAGAACGATTACAGCAGGAAAACGATCGATTAAAACGTCAGCCTGCGAGAGATACTTCTTCTCGGACTAAACAGCCTGCAGCATCTAATGGACAGGTCAATTATGATATTTTGAAAAGGGTATCCAATTTAGAAAAAGCCGTTTTTGGTAAGAAATACGTGGAATAA
- a CDS encoding carboxypeptidase M32, producing the protein MKEQERYMDLLKEQMAYKEAIGLMAWDMRTKAPIKGMDNRAEVIGVLSQKVHQLQTSEEMKHLIESLKGRFPDSVTEKALLESEEDFERTSKIPIEEYRDYVTLQSKAEAVWGKAKDESDFASFQPYLEKLVEYNQTFAEYWGYKNHPYDALLHNYEPGITVKKLDQVFPDLKAALTELLNKIKKADEQPDPSILRGHFPKEQQAKFSKEILARMGYDFEAGRLDETVHPFAIGLNVNDVRVTTKYDEEDFRTAVFGTIHEGGHALYEQNISPELSFTPLATGTSMGIHESQSLFWENFVARSESFWQNHYHLFQKYAPAHFKDVPLTDFFKAVNEVKPSYIRIEADELTYCLHIMIRYELEKALISGEIKVKDLPLLWNEKMRDYLGITPRNDAEGVLQDIHWAGGDFGYFPSYALGYMYAAQFNASIRKELDVDRIIQAGEFNRIKQWLASNIHRYGKMKKPLEILEDVTKERLNPKYLVDYLSQKYQHIYKF; encoded by the coding sequence ATGAAGGAACAAGAGCGTTATATGGATTTACTCAAAGAACAGATGGCCTACAAGGAAGCTATCGGGTTAATGGCCTGGGATATGAGGACGAAAGCTCCAATTAAGGGTATGGACAACCGGGCTGAGGTAATCGGAGTACTATCTCAAAAGGTTCACCAGTTGCAAACGTCTGAAGAAATGAAGCATTTAATTGAGTCATTAAAAGGACGATTTCCTGATTCAGTGACTGAAAAAGCACTTCTGGAATCAGAAGAAGATTTTGAACGGACGTCAAAAATCCCTATAGAGGAATACCGGGATTATGTAACACTTCAGTCAAAGGCTGAAGCAGTATGGGGAAAAGCGAAAGATGAAAGTGATTTTGCTAGTTTTCAGCCTTATTTGGAAAAACTAGTGGAATATAATCAAACGTTTGCGGAATATTGGGGCTATAAAAACCACCCGTATGATGCACTTCTCCACAATTATGAGCCTGGAATAACTGTGAAGAAATTAGATCAAGTATTCCCGGATTTGAAAGCAGCTTTAACTGAGCTATTAAATAAAATAAAGAAAGCAGATGAACAGCCGGATCCTTCAATATTAAGAGGTCATTTTCCGAAAGAACAACAAGCCAAATTCAGTAAAGAAATTCTGGCAAGAATGGGGTATGACTTTGAAGCAGGCAGGCTTGATGAAACGGTCCACCCCTTTGCTATCGGGTTGAATGTGAATGATGTACGTGTTACGACCAAATATGATGAAGAAGATTTTAGAACGGCTGTATTTGGCACCATTCACGAAGGAGGACATGCTCTATATGAGCAGAATATTTCTCCAGAGCTTTCTTTTACTCCGTTAGCAACCGGGACTTCTATGGGGATCCATGAATCACAGTCGTTGTTTTGGGAAAACTTTGTTGCAAGAAGTGAATCGTTTTGGCAGAACCACTATCATTTATTCCAAAAATACGCTCCTGCGCATTTTAAAGATGTGCCTCTTACTGATTTTTTTAAAGCGGTCAATGAAGTAAAACCTTCTTACATTCGTATTGAAGCTGACGAGCTGACTTATTGTCTCCACATAATGATTCGCTATGAATTAGAAAAAGCATTGATTAGTGGCGAAATAAAAGTCAAAGACCTTCCTTTATTATGGAATGAAAAAATGAGAGATTACTTAGGCATCACGCCTAGAAACGATGCTGAGGGAGTTCTACAGGATATCCACTGGGCAGGAGGGGATTTCGGTTATTTTCCTTCCTACGCGCTAGGATATATGTATGCAGCTCAATTTAATGCTTCCATACGGAAGGAACTTGATGTCGACCGCATCATTCAGGCCGGGGAATTTAACCGTATTAAACAGTGGCTTGCTTCCAACATCCATCGATATGGAAAAATGAAAAAGCCGCTAGAGATTCTTGAGGATGTCACAAAGGAACGATTAAATCCTAAGTATTTGGTTGATTACCTTTCTCAAAAATATCAGCATATTTATAAGTTTTGA
- a CDS encoding chemotaxis protein CheX: protein MSVKNAVAEVLNGSLESVSQIFPFDLIVERPESNLSSIQIKELGVMIGMSGDLHASLIIEGNESSFGLIGERMFGMPLEGEMLNSFTKELANMVAGHLSTRVSKSDLALQITTPQVMDTYSVNSRHHYSFKIPVQFQDDHKLTLFLIVDKGS from the coding sequence ATGTCAGTAAAAAATGCTGTTGCCGAAGTACTTAATGGGAGTCTGGAATCCGTATCTCAGATCTTTCCATTTGATTTAATTGTTGAGCGTCCAGAATCCAATCTTTCTTCTATACAAATAAAAGAATTAGGAGTAATGATTGGAATGAGTGGGGATCTCCATGCAAGCCTTATTATAGAAGGGAATGAATCAAGCTTTGGTTTGATCGGGGAGCGCATGTTCGGGATGCCTTTAGAAGGAGAAATGCTGAATTCATTTACAAAAGAACTGGCCAATATGGTCGCCGGTCATCTCTCTACCAGAGTTTCCAAAAGTGATCTTGCCCTGCAAATTACTACTCCGCAGGTAATGGATACATACAGTGTTAATAGCCGCCATCATTACTCTTTTAAAATCCCCGTCCAATTTCAGGATGACCATAAACTTACACTGTTTCTAATTGTTGACAAAGGCAGTTGA
- a CDS encoding SDR family NAD(P)-dependent oxidoreductase encodes MYLPSFSLKNKLAVITGGTKGIGKAITMAFAESGADVFIIARNEDDLNAVQQEVVMLGQQAYCICGDINKHEWIIEQVEKRREGRPIDIWVNNAGMNIRSEAQEVSEAEWEQIVSTNMKSAFFLSQYAGKVMMENGGGKIINISSVGGHTALRTGVVYAMTKSALIQMTKNLALEWGKHQINVNAIGPWYFPTALTEKLLQDEEYVNEIIERTPLKRIGRLQELAGAAVFLASEAGDYMTGQTLFVDGGMTIYGF; translated from the coding sequence ATGTATCTGCCCAGTTTTTCACTTAAGAATAAACTAGCCGTCATTACAGGAGGAACGAAGGGGATTGGCAAGGCTATTACGATGGCGTTTGCTGAATCAGGTGCAGATGTCTTCATTATTGCAAGAAATGAAGATGACTTGAATGCTGTTCAGCAGGAAGTTGTGATGCTTGGCCAACAGGCATATTGTATCTGCGGTGATATCAATAAGCACGAGTGGATCATCGAACAAGTGGAAAAGAGGAGGGAAGGACGGCCAATCGACATTTGGGTGAATAATGCGGGGATGAATATTCGCAGTGAAGCTCAAGAAGTTAGTGAAGCTGAATGGGAACAGATTGTTTCAACGAATATGAAAAGTGCCTTCTTTCTTTCTCAATACGCAGGGAAGGTGATGATGGAAAATGGAGGTGGAAAAATTATTAACATTTCCTCTGTTGGCGGACATACAGCTCTTCGAACAGGAGTCGTATATGCAATGACGAAGAGCGCCCTGATCCAAATGACTAAAAACCTTGCGTTAGAATGGGGCAAGCATCAAATTAATGTGAATGCAATTGGGCCATGGTATTTTCCTACCGCTCTGACAGAGAAACTGCTGCAGGATGAAGAATATGTCAATGAGATCATTGAACGGACACCATTAAAAAGAATTGGCAGATTACAAGAGCTGGCTGGAGCAGCCGTCTTTTTAGCATCTGAGGCAGGTGACTATATGACAGGGCAGACTCTATTTGTAGATGGAGGAATGACCATTTATGGATTTTAA
- a CDS encoding THUMP domain-containing class I SAM-dependent RNA methyltransferase, which produces MSQQVTLIATAAMGIEASVAREVKALGYQDVQVENGRVVFTADASAIPRANLWLRTADRIKLQVGRFKAFTFDELFEKTKALPWELFISEDGQFPVVGKSIKSKLYSVPDCQAIVKKAIVERLKKKYGIASWLKETGALYRVEVALHKDEVLLTLDTSGSGLHKRGYRVGQGEAPLKETLAAALVQFTNWKPDHPFIDVFCGSGTIAIEAALIGQNIAPGFNREFASENWSFIPQPDWERAFEEAEDFAKYDQPLDITGSDIDPELINIAKQNAVEAGLGDLITWKQMRMTDFKPKRKNGYLISNPPYGERMGERKEVEQMYRDLGAMMRDFPSWSVYILTSHEQFEQLYGSQASKKRKLFNGFIKTDYYQYFGRHE; this is translated from the coding sequence ATGTCTCAGCAAGTGACATTGATCGCAACAGCTGCTATGGGAATTGAAGCAAGTGTTGCAAGAGAAGTCAAAGCATTGGGTTACCAGGATGTGCAAGTCGAAAATGGAAGAGTAGTGTTTACGGCAGATGCTTCAGCTATTCCTAGAGCCAATCTGTGGCTGAGGACCGCAGATAGGATAAAGCTCCAGGTGGGAAGGTTCAAAGCGTTTACGTTTGATGAACTGTTTGAAAAAACAAAAGCCCTGCCGTGGGAGCTTTTTATTTCTGAAGACGGGCAGTTTCCTGTAGTCGGAAAATCCATCAAATCAAAGCTTTACAGTGTGCCAGACTGTCAGGCGATTGTAAAAAAAGCAATTGTCGAAAGACTCAAAAAGAAATACGGAATTGCGTCCTGGCTAAAAGAAACAGGAGCTTTATATCGAGTGGAAGTAGCTCTGCACAAAGATGAAGTATTGCTGACCCTCGACACATCAGGGAGCGGACTACATAAAAGAGGATATCGCGTGGGTCAGGGGGAGGCACCATTAAAGGAAACGTTAGCTGCTGCTTTAGTTCAATTTACTAATTGGAAGCCTGACCATCCCTTTATAGATGTGTTTTGCGGTTCCGGGACTATTGCGATTGAGGCTGCACTAATTGGACAGAACATTGCTCCAGGCTTTAACAGGGAGTTTGCTTCAGAAAATTGGTCGTTTATTCCTCAGCCGGATTGGGAGCGGGCATTTGAAGAAGCAGAAGATTTCGCAAAATACGACCAGCCTCTTGATATCACAGGATCTGATATTGATCCAGAATTAATTAATATCGCGAAGCAGAATGCTGTAGAAGCGGGGCTCGGTGATTTAATAACGTGGAAGCAGATGCGGATGACCGATTTTAAACCGAAGCGGAAAAATGGGTACTTAATTTCCAACCCCCCATATGGAGAAAGAATGGGCGAACGAAAAGAAGTGGAGCAAATGTACCGTGATTTAGGAGCAATGATGAGGGACTTTCCTTCATGGAGTGTCTACATCCTTACTTCCCATGAGCAATTTGAGCAATTGTATGGCAGCCAAGCTTCTAAAAAGCGCAAGCTGTTTAATGGATTTATTAAAACAGACTATTATCAGTATTTTGGCAGACACGAGTAA
- a CDS encoding CotD family spore coat protein: MSDPCGCRREPIVCPVQHCVLDNYFVENQDYIHPTHVSIRNHHLLNNFNYFPVTASEENNFQVQSYNMPQGELPEGFDWMGSMPQGAMGQMPEGMQMPQGMQMPQGMQMPQGMQMPQGMQMPQGMQMPQGMQMPQGMQMPQGMQMPQGM, encoded by the coding sequence ATGAGTGACCCATGCGGATGCCGCAGGGAACCGATTGTTTGCCCTGTTCAGCATTGTGTATTGGATAATTACTTTGTTGAGAACCAAGATTATATTCATCCTACTCATGTATCCATTAGAAACCATCATCTTTTGAATAATTTTAATTACTTTCCTGTTACAGCTTCAGAAGAAAATAACTTCCAAGTTCAATCTTATAACATGCCTCAGGGAGAATTACCTGAAGGATTTGATTGGATGGGTAGTATGCCACAAGGAGCAATGGGGCAAATGCCAGAAGGCATGCAGATGCCACAGGGAATGCAGATGCCACAGGGAATGCAGATGCCACAGGGAATGCAGATGCCACAGGGAATGCAGATGCCACAGGGAATGCAGATGCCACAGGGAATGCAGATGCCGCAGGGAATGCAGATGCCGCAGGGAATGCAGATGCCACAAGGAATGTAG
- a CDS encoding SLOG family protein — protein sequence MKTIVITGYKPMEMGIFKYDDPKIDFIKKTIMKKLVSLLEEGLEWVLISAQMGVEIWAGQAVLDLQKDYDVHLGVLPPFENQHERWPEAWKEAYEELTMVADFYQPIYNSGYEGPFQFKAKDKFLVAHSQGCLVLFDEETKGSPEYFLKEAENQRQTKEYPVLYITPLDLEETVEEIRMSDSDYFNQ from the coding sequence GTGAAAACTATTGTAATAACAGGTTATAAACCAATGGAGATGGGAATATTTAAGTATGACGATCCTAAAATTGATTTTATTAAGAAAACAATTATGAAAAAACTAGTTTCCTTATTGGAAGAGGGTTTGGAATGGGTACTCATTTCTGCTCAGATGGGTGTTGAAATTTGGGCAGGACAAGCCGTATTGGATTTACAGAAGGACTATGATGTGCATCTAGGAGTCCTTCCACCCTTTGAAAATCAGCACGAACGATGGCCGGAGGCTTGGAAAGAAGCTTATGAAGAATTAACCATGGTGGCAGATTTTTATCAGCCTATCTATAATAGTGGTTATGAAGGACCCTTTCAGTTTAAAGCTAAAGATAAATTTTTAGTTGCACATTCACAAGGGTGCCTGGTCCTTTTTGATGAAGAAACAAAAGGAAGCCCCGAATACTTTCTTAAAGAAGCTGAAAACCAAAGGCAAACGAAGGAATACCCTGTTCTTTACATAACCCCGCTGGATCTTGAGGAAACTGTAGAAGAAATCCGTATGAGCGATTCTGATTATTTTAATCAATAA
- a CDS encoding type III polyketide synthase, with translation MAFILSTGVQTAEHHYSQDTLQKYVYKIFPMESKEKKRLLPIFENTMIEERQLSIDLDWFSQPHSFPERNKMYQEKSVAYAKQAINSCFTSEQFLTSPVSTRDIDHIILVSSTGIATPTIDTQIINDMDFQDSVKRTPIFGLGCAGGTSAVAKAAEWLNGQPESNVLIICIELCSLTFQLDDLSVSNFVGTALFGDGVSAVLMAGNQSPLRYKAQAPCPKVISTSSKIKKDSQSVMGWRIVEKGFEVIFNKSIPRLVKEFWYPHAEQVLIDQGWKVKELSFLVAHPGGRKVIESYEKCLDLSPTMLENTKKILKHHGNMSSPTVHFVLHEAMQSQPKKGTKSLMTSLGPGFSSEMACLEWF, from the coding sequence ATGGCTTTTATTCTATCAACAGGTGTTCAGACTGCAGAACATCATTACTCACAGGATACACTCCAAAAGTATGTGTATAAAATCTTTCCGATGGAGTCAAAGGAAAAGAAAAGGCTTCTTCCAATATTTGAAAATACGATGATCGAGGAAAGACAGTTGAGCATCGATTTGGATTGGTTTTCACAGCCGCATTCTTTTCCTGAACGAAATAAAATGTACCAGGAAAAATCCGTAGCCTACGCCAAACAAGCAATAAATTCCTGTTTTACCTCTGAACAATTCCTTACCTCGCCTGTTTCCACCCGTGATATTGATCATATCATCCTTGTTTCCTCCACAGGGATTGCTACCCCCACGATTGATACACAAATTATCAATGATATGGATTTTCAAGATTCTGTGAAGCGTACGCCGATATTCGGCCTTGGCTGTGCAGGAGGAACAAGTGCGGTCGCAAAAGCGGCTGAATGGCTGAATGGTCAACCTGAGAGCAATGTACTCATTATTTGTATTGAATTATGCAGTTTGACCTTTCAACTCGATGACCTTAGTGTTAGTAATTTTGTCGGTACGGCCTTGTTTGGTGATGGAGTGTCAGCTGTATTAATGGCAGGAAATCAGTCTCCTCTTCGTTACAAAGCTCAAGCTCCATGTCCTAAGGTAATCAGCACAAGTTCCAAAATAAAGAAGGATTCGCAGTCGGTAATGGGGTGGCGTATTGTGGAAAAAGGATTTGAAGTGATTTTTAACAAAAGTATACCAAGGCTGGTAAAAGAGTTTTGGTACCCGCATGCCGAACAGGTACTGATTGACCAAGGATGGAAAGTGAAAGAATTGTCTTTTCTGGTTGCTCATCCCGGAGGCAGGAAAGTGATTGAGTCTTATGAAAAATGTCTTGATTTGTCTCCAACGATGTTAGAGAATACGAAAAAAATATTAAAGCATCACGGTAATATGTCTTCTCCTACCGTACATTTTGTGTTGCATGAAGCTATGCAGTCTCAGCCTAAAAAAGGAACAAAATCTCTCATGACATCTTTAGGGCCGGGGTTTAGTTCAGAAATGGCTTGTCTGGAGTGGTTTTAA